AAAAAGTGGCTTCAAAAACTAAAcgggggaaacaaaaaaaaaaggtcaaattaGATAAGAAGGCCGATAAGCAGGAAAAAAACTTGTGACggctgaaagaaagaaaaatcagttACACATCAAAGCGGCAGTCTCACGGGTTAATCTGAAATGCATGCTtcaaattctgttgttttgcatttcaaggcagtttgaAGCCCAGAATGTAAAACATttatcaaacaaacacaaacaacgaTTGCAGGTTTTGAcctttttggattttctttcaattaAAACTACCATGTAGACAAGCTTAACACCGTGTTCAGAatagttttcaaactgaaaataaaaaagtcttAATCCTAATTCTGTGATTAAAAGCAGTCAATGTGTTTGGTAAAGCTACTTTATCAGTTCATAGAACtagtttatttgtatttaaacagtaaataagcCTCAGTATAGTTTGATGGAGGTTTactgcatttcaaaataaaagtctctgGTTAATCTAGTCATCCTGAACCAGCAGAGCAGTCACCGATGGAGGTAGAGGGGTAGAAGTGGAGGTCCTCCTCTCTGTGGGGGGGCTGGGACAGCAggagagcgccccctgcagggacTCATGTTCAAGACCGCTTCAGAGCGcatagaggtcagaggtcacaagAGGATCACAAAATCTCACTAGTTTCTATCACTAGTCTGAGTGGAAATTTAaacagtttcagtgtttctgtaatAATAAGATTAATAATTTAGAAGTGTAGATTTTATACAGCTGCAAAAAATTTTGAATCTTACTGATGTATAACTTTTGAGAGGATTTTTCTTAAAGGAAGTGAAATGAGACGTTTTCACTCAAAGTAAATCCTTTAGTTTCTCAGTGAGCTTACTGGAAGTAAagaaaaaacctgcaaaattaCCAAAATGCACAAATAATGAGGCAGGAATAAGAAAAAATATCCCATCTGTGACAGTACAAACAACAaaatgctgctgtgttcagaaaaaaatcctcattttcTCTGAGAGAGGATCAAAACATGTTTCCTGTGAAAATACACCAGCTGCAAAACCACAAggatcaattaaaaaaagaaagtctcaATGTCAACACTGCAAATCAagtaggaataaaaaaaaaacaaaacttaaaaacGTCTTtccaggaaaataaataaaataaaaacggGGGAAAGATCAATGTTTAACCACAGTCCAAAAATCCTGAGACCACAACCAGACAAAACGACACCACAGCATCCCAGCTCTGCAAAATGTCTTATTTCCGCCAACATAAATCAAAATATCAGCTGAAAACTAGCTTTTGTGCGCGGATTGTCGCTGCAGCCATCACAAAATGAACGCCACTGAAACGCCAAACGCAGTCTGAGGAGGGGAGAGACACAAAAATccctttaaaaatgaaagaaaaaccaaaaaacatccCGAAGACGCTTCAAggtcaggaaaaaaataaccaaaaaaaggagggggaaaaataTCTCTCGTTTAAAAATACTCACCGGGAGCTTAACAGTTAAAAATGGGGAACAATTCAAGGCTGTTTGCGCTCAGAGGGTAAAGATCCGCTCACGGCTCACTATCACCTTGAAACAGACACACGAAATGGcgtccgcacacacacacacacacacacacagcgggctGGCGGGACACGCCCACTGACGGAACCccggcctctgattggctcccgAAACCCGCCTCTCCGACTATGCTCTGCACTGATTGGACGATGCGCCTGTCAGTTAATCTTAGGGGGATGACGTCAGGCCTACAGCGGCGAGGGACTGTTTTGAAACTGAAAGTCACTTTTACCGTCAAAAAGTTCCTCTATTATTTGATTTACctttattaatattaataaaagAGTAATAATCTATTAAAATGATACATAATTGGGGTATTTACACATATAATTATGTAAttcttgttttgaaaatgaacaaaattagAATTAATAAAGACAGTGAGATGACAAAGACGAGCAGACACACAAATATTAACACTTctgaaacagattttaatgCGTTCTTGCCTGAAATaatagaaacaaaacaaaacaaaacaaacagaaatcaaGTCATATTTGCAGCAAACTGTAAACATATTATCAAAACTATGTAACCCAGTTGGATCACAGTGAGTGAATTGAACAGCATGGTCACCACTTCAGTTTCCGGGACAATGGACCtgaggaatacacacacacacacacacacacacacacacacacacacacacacacacacacacacacacacaggctcataTTATATAAGAAGCGACCAAAAGCAGTGAAAACCTGTGCGTTGGGGTAAAGGTACCTGTGAGTTGAGCCGTCCTCCTCCGGCTGCGCGGCAGAGTGACGTCCGGCCTGGAAACGGCCTCGGGGCGTCCGCAGCACCTCCTCCAGTTTGACCTGCTCCTCGTTCTCCTGGTGGACGGACGAGGCGTGAGCGCTCGCTGACCCGATCCCGGCGGTTCGACACACCTGAATCAGCCCACCTGTGACGGAGCCTgctgccacttcctgctctccaCGGGAGTGCCGGGCGCCGGGCTCTCGGCCTCGCCCCTCTGCCGCTCCCGCTGCCGCTGCAGGACGGCGGCCTGCCTGGCGGCGCGGGTACTCCAGTGAGAAGTCGCTGATGGTTTTGCAGAAGTCCTCTGCTCTGGTGTCTCTGGCCATGGCTTTGGAGtagccgaggaagaggaggaacgagTGGAACCTGCACAAACAGCAGCGATGCAGTCAAACTGGAGCATCCTGACCCTCCGTTGGCTCTGCGGTCCCTCGTCAGCACCTGTTTATCACACGGCGATGGACGGCTTTCAGGACCTTCAGCCGCTCTTCACACTCTTTGAGGAATCTTTGGCAGCCTGGGACGAAGCGACCCCTCCTGGGCCGAGGCCTCGGCTCGTTTCCtctcgcctcctctcctcctgtcgtTCCGCTTTCTCCAGAACCTTCAGCTGCTCCCAGGACGTTCTGCAGAGAGCCTGGAGTTGAGTGAAGCTCGCCTGGACCTGCTGGTAGTCGCACTGGGATGACGGGAGAAGAAGCGTTTGGGAAAGTCGAAGTGTCACGTTTGGATTTATTGTAATTTCCATGCAGTTTCTGAGCAACTTGATTGAGAAGGACAGAAAATTATAATGTAAAGCTATTGAGACCTTATTGCCCCAGAAACGGCATCAACAGCCAATCAAACCGATGGATCTGGACCCTCACCTTGCCGGCCTTGGTCACGGCGGGGATTTCGGAGTAGAGGTCGGAGGATTGTGGgtagagctgcagcagcagctcgcagACGTGGTGCAGGAGGGGCTGGCGGGTGTGGGTGTCCCTCACCTGGGACAGCTTCCCCAGGTAGCTCAGCTCGAAGACCCGGGCCTGAGGAGACGGAGCCACGTCAGCTCAGGGCGGGCTCAGACCGCCGCGGCCGACGGAGGACGAAGCGGTCGGGATCACTCACCTTACACCGTTGAGGAAATTGCCGACGGCCAGCACGGTGGCCAGGATGCACCTGAAGGTGTGGCTGGCCGCCAGCTGCTCCATGGCCTGCTTCAGATGGAAGAGAGGCTCGGCGATCTCCTGTGGAGAGGGAGGATGCACGTCGAGTGCTTTCTGTGAGTCATTCAGACCAACGAGTTTCATTTTTAGCCTGGTGACATTTTTTTGGCGACGAGAGGAGATCACACTGGTGTTTTAGCGTTGCACACCCAGGTAATGACTCTCCAGCGTGACGCAGCCTGTGGAGGCAGCACCATGGCGTCTGTGTGTGACAGATCTATTTATGCCGCTCACTCTGTTCTGTTCGTCAGTGTTTCCTGGTCGCGGCTGAGCTCACCCTCTCCGAGGAGTCGTAGTCCAGAGCGAAGGcccagagctgcagcctggagctCAGGTGAGGGATGTCGCCCAGCGTGAGCAGGCAGAGCTCGGCCTGGGCCAGGGGGCAGTGGGGGTTCTGGGCTCTGGCCTCTTGGATCAGAACCATCTCCTCTTCTGTCGGGATCACCGCTTGACAGACGCTTTTAAGAATCAACAGAATCTGTCAGGTTTATTCACACATTTGAGCAGTGGAGGAATGAACGGGAGCTTTACCTGAACGTCCTCTCGGTCCAGCACGCTGCTGTCCATGCTGAGGATGGccgggggaggaggcggggcggcggcaGGCTGCTGAGGGCGATGGTGACGATGTTGCTGCGCTTCACCCCCAGCACCGGACACCGCCGGCTGCTTCTGCCGGCAGGAAAACTCCGTCTTTACCAGCGTAGTCTTGAAGCATTCCAAGCACTTCGGCTGTTTAAAAGAATCTGATTTCTGAGCCTGCTGTGTCTCACCTGCCGTCCAGAGAGCACGCTGtagccgccgctgccgccttTGGATTCGAACAGGTACTCCAGGCGGTTGGTGTCCAGGTGCACGGGCTCCAGCGCCGCCCAGATGGTCTGGATCCCGAAGCGGGTCATCCTGGGGAGCGGGCTcaggctctgcagctccctccAGTGGAGCTTCAGGGTGCGAGTTTTCACGGCGTCGCCTTTAGACGGGGTGAGGGCTgggaggcggcgggggaggcgggAGAGGCGGGGGAGGCGGCGCCGGAGGGGCTCCAGGGCACGCCGGCGGTTCGGGGGTCGGCTGGAGGACTTCGTCCTCTGCGCTGTCTTCCTCGTCCCACAGGTCTGAGAAGTCCAGGCTGTTCAGGCAGAGGCGGGCAGCGGGTTTGAGGAAGGAGCCCCAGGGCGGGTCCAGGTCCCCGCCGCTGGCCGTCGCTTGCTCTGCCTCCTCCATTGATCCCTTGGAGCTGCGTCCTCGAGCTCCACATGGAGTCGGCTCCTTGCCTCCGCACAGACGGCCGCCGGCTCAGAGACGCTCCGGCTTCTCCATCAGCTGGTGTGTGACCGGCCTCCGTCTCCACCGCAGAAGCTCCTaactcaaacactcacagctcaATCTTTCAGCTCCTCTGAAACCGGTCGTCCGCCCCCAGGATGCATTTATTCCAAAAATCCACCAAACAGAAGTGCAACCTCAAAGAGAGGAGGGTTTCCTTGGTGCTTCTGCAGCTGCCACTTGACTCTGATTCCACTCAGTCCTTCTGTGagtgcaggagagagagagagagaggggcgagcgagagagagagagggatccATTGGTCCGTTGGTGCATCACACTTGGTTTATTGAGTTGCACCCTTTCCCTTAATTCCTTATCGAGCCTGCATCTCCTGTTTGTATTGCTTCTTCTGTATACACAAGCCTCTCTATCTGCCCCTGAAGATCTGGTACTTCCCTCTGCCCCCCTCTTTTACCCCCGCTGCACACATAAAAGAGTCCGATTGACCAGATTTTGCATTCAAGTTGTGATATGTGAAAACAGAAGCTGCAATGATTCAAGCACCACTGATGGGAACATGGTGCATTAAGCAcatgcagcatttcagaatGTTCTCAgaggtttcagagctcagagcGGCAGACAGCGTCGACCCTCTGCTCTCTGCACAGCGTGCCGTTATGTCTCCTCGGGGGTCTTCTGCATGGTCGACCTGCAGCCTTAATGATGATCCCTCCCTCAGCCATTAGGTCTCTTGTAATTACACTTTATCTGCAGTGGCCCTGCCGTCCACAGGCGGCACCGCGCCTCCCGGGACGTTTAGGCCTAAACGGCCGCCATGCTGAGCATTTCAATTTTTGCACAGATGCACACAATCCAAGTCTTTATGAGCTTGAAAGAGCCAATAATATCAAATGTAATGATCTGAACTGACACTCTCATCTGTCCCAGAATGCAGAACACACTATTTTGCAGAAattaaattctgaaataaacatTCCTTGATCAGCAGATAAACCAGATAAAGAGGAGCTTATGTGTGGTCACACTTTTGAATGATGGCGCAATAGTCCCTCGTATACAcaagtgtcaaaataaaggaCATTCAATTCAGACGACACATGTCAGACATGCTAACAAGCTACAGCCACACAAAACATTACATGCAATTACAAAACCATTAGAAAGATGAGCCAGGTTTTATTAGAGTGCATTTATTTGTGCTATTGTCTTATTGTAGAAACTGTCCCCGAGTCTGTTCATGTGAGGCTTCAGCACCTTGAACGCTTTCGTAAGCTTTGTCTTCTCAAAGATCTAAGGCTTTTTGTTTGTGCACAAAAACCCTGGTTCATGACCACATTTCAACCTAATTTGAACCACTCTGAAATTAAcaactgcagagaaaacactttaaacagAAGAAGATGCGACTATTCACCTTGGAATCTCCCAAAACGGGAAGGTTGAATGgatatgcacgcacacaaacacacaccaacaccacaCAATATGAAATATATCTGGAGCAAAACCTCTGAAAATGAATTCTTTTACACAACTTAATGAAGTATTTCCATATGAAAGGCCATATAAAAATCTTAGCACATCATGATCATAACTACATGTCTActgcttaaaaaataaataaataaataaataaatggcgTTATTATCTGAACGCTCTTACAGTCAATTCTAAACAAGTGGTAATTCATTTCCGccgcacttttattttgaaaagcacgAACGGAAGTAGTGCTCCTCTGTCACTTGCTCGCTCCCGCGTTGTTTTGGGAGCATTCGGCATCCCCGGCGTGCGCGCGCGTTCCGCTGACTGGCTGTCATCATCGGTGCCTGTGACatcacgcacacacgcacgcacgcacgcgcacacacggaGCGAGGATCTGCTACAATGTCAAACATCCAGAAGCGGCGCGGGCTCATGGCTTCCTCCTCGCGCCGCCACGGGACGCGTCTCCGcgcgcagcagcggcagcagcagcagttctccGTCTGAaccttcctgtttctgtttctggcTTTATTCTGCGCTCGTGGACGTGATGCGTTTGAGGTACGGTGGGAAAAAAATCATCGCTTCGTTTCCAGTTTATGAGTTCATGAATCATTTCTGCCCTCGTGTCGGTCGTTCCTCTGAGCCGCTGCGggtttttttgctgtattttgaagtgttttctggTGCACTGGTGTGTTTGGAAGTGTCGCCCTGCGTCTGTCCCTCCTCCGTGGGAAAAGTTCTCCGCCGATTGCCGTCCGTCGGTTACGTTACGTAACGTTCACCGAGCAGATGTTGCGGACCGGGAATCGAGACGCGGCTGGAACAAAATCCACGATGCACGAGCCGGAGGACGGCTGCGCTTATTTAATATTATAGTCATGATTTACGGACATAATTctgtttaataataataatccagcACGCtgaaaaatggttaaaaataacGTGTTTGGTAGAATATTGTGGTTTGGTAAAAGGCTTCTGTGTTGGGaagatgcatttgtgggatgtgcaGATCCCGAAACATAAACACCAGGGCTGTCAGTTCATCACATCGATCATGATTGATTAATGTAGGGATGACTAatggttaatttttttaaattgtggtGAATGGCTTTTagattcaatttaaaaaaaaaatattaaagtgcttttaagtttttttcctttggctaaggacttttttttaatttggtctgaatgacactttattttgaaagaaaactgacagcagtaacaaatacattttttttttacatcaacaaTAGATCAGTGATGTTTCGATCAGTGTTTCtttccaaattaaaaataattacacTGTTTAGAACTTATTATTTAACTATAAGTGAGATCAGCAtattattatgattttataCAGCTCTATCAATAAAAGTTTCAATAATCTCCCATTGGGTAAGTAAAGGAAACATGAGAACAGAGCAGAGTTTATTTGAAGTGTGGACCAGACGAgtcccacagcagcaggaaggactcCTGTCGTTTGGTTTTCACTCTTTCATAATGAATGACTGTGTG
The nucleotide sequence above comes from Salarias fasciatus chromosome 3, fSalaFa1.1, whole genome shotgun sequence. Encoded proteins:
- the LOC115408464 gene encoding FH1/FH2 domain-containing protein 1 isoform X2; this encodes MTRFGIQTIWAALEPVHLDTNRLEYLFESKGGSGGYSVLSGRQQPAVSGAGGEAQQHRHHRPQQPAAAPPPPPAILSMDSSVLDREDVQRLSSGDPDRRGDGSDPRGQSPEPPLPPGPGRALPAHAGRHPSPELQAAALGLRSGLRLLGEGDRRASLPSEAGHGAAGGQPHLQVHPGHRAGRRQFPQRCKARVFELSYLGKLSQVRDTHTRQPLLHHVCELLLQLYPQSSDLYSEIPAVTKAGKNVLGAAEGSGESGTTGGEEARGNEPRPRPRRGRFVPGCQRFLKECEERLKVLKAVHRRVINRFHSFLLFLGYSKAMARDTRAEDFCKTISDFSLEYPRRQAGRRPAAAAGAAEGRGREPGARHSRGEQEVAAGSVTGERGAGQTGGGAADAPRPFPGRTSLCRAAGGGRLNSQVHCPGN
- the LOC115408464 gene encoding FH1/FH2 domain-containing protein 1 isoform X1; this encodes MTRFGIQTIWAALEPVHLDTNRLEYLFESKGGSGGYSVLSGRQKQPAVSGAGGEAQQHRHHRPQQPAAAPPPPPAILSMDSSVLDREDVQRLSSGDPDRRGDGSDPRGQSPEPPLPPGPGRALPAHAGRHPSPELQAAALGLRSGLRLLGEGDRRASLPSEAGHGAAGGQPHLQVHPGHRAGRRQFPQRCKARVFELSYLGKLSQVRDTHTRQPLLHHVCELLLQLYPQSSDLYSEIPAVTKAGKNVLGAAEGSGESGTTGGEEARGNEPRPRPRRGRFVPGCQRFLKECEERLKVLKAVHRRVINRFHSFLLFLGYSKAMARDTRAEDFCKTISDFSLEYPRRQAGRRPAAAAGAAEGRGREPGARHSRGEQEVAAGSVTGERGAGQTGGGAADAPRPFPGRTSLCRAAGGGRLNSQVHCPGN
- the LOC115408464 gene encoding FH1/FH2 domain-containing protein 3 isoform X3 gives rise to the protein MTRFGIQTIWAALEPVHLDTNRLEYLFESKGGSGGYSVLSGRQKQPAVSGAGGEAQQHRHHRPQQPAAAPPPPPAILSMDSSVLDREDVQRLSSGDPDRRGDGSDPRGQSPEPPLPPGPGRALPAHAGRHPSPELQAAALGLRSGLRLLGEGDRRASLPSEAGHGAAGGQPHLQVHPGHRAGRRQFPQRCKARVFELSYLGKLSQVRDTHTRQPLLHHVCELLLQLYPQSSDLYSEIPAVTKAGKCDYQQVQASFTQLQALCRTSWEQLKVLEKAERQEERRREETSRGLGPGGVASSQAAKDSSKSVKSG